Proteins found in one bacterium genomic segment:
- a CDS encoding MraY family glycosyltransferase, producing the protein MPYLGGVGVFIPFLVLLFAFFGAPWWVVLLAAVAGTLTFLGTFDDLRPVKVMVKFLLEVALIALFYPLFVHVLDPRPDVVLIILGAVGIVVLGNGFNQIDVLDGLASGVSFFICLALFVMYQSPSSSGTLIDLAVAPLILAGLLGGFLVFNRPPASIFLGDGGSLPLGFVVSIFLAIWIFDAYPWSVQEIVVAVSVMSPVIFEVLLVSFHRSRRGWSVFQGSPDHFALRLVRAGWKVPRVLLTALGVCAVLAASVGLLWLPSLFSWIFSGVLFVFYGVAFWLLSKIKVPGITK; encoded by the coding sequence GTGCCCTACCTCGGGGGCGTCGGCGTCTTCATCCCCTTCCTCGTCCTCCTCTTCGCTTTTTTCGGCGCGCCCTGGTGGGTGGTGCTGCTGGCGGCGGTGGCCGGGACGCTGACCTTCCTGGGCACCTTCGACGACCTCCGCCCGGTGAAGGTGATGGTGAAGTTCCTGCTCGAGGTGGCGCTCATCGCCCTCTTTTACCCCCTCTTCGTCCACGTGCTCGACCCGCGCCCCGACGTCGTACTCATCATCCTGGGCGCCGTCGGAATAGTCGTCCTGGGCAACGGCTTCAACCAGATAGACGTGCTGGACGGCCTGGCCTCGGGGGTGAGCTTCTTCATCTGCCTGGCCCTCTTCGTGATGTACCAGTCGCCGTCGTCCTCGGGCACGCTCATTGACCTGGCGGTGGCGCCGTTGATCCTGGCCGGGCTCCTCGGCGGATTCCTCGTCTTCAACCGGCCGCCGGCTTCCATATTCCTCGGCGACGGCGGCAGCCTGCCGCTGGGGTTCGTGGTCAGCATCTTCCTCGCCATCTGGATTTTCGACGCCTACCCCTGGAGCGTGCAGGAGATCGTGGTGGCGGTATCGGTGATGAGCCCGGTGATTTTCGAGGTCCTCCTGGTCTCCTTCCACCGCTCCAGGCGCGGTTGGTCCGTGTTCCAGGGCTCGCCGGACCACTTCGCCCTGCGCCTGGTACGCGCCGGGTGGAAGGTCCCCCGGGTGCTCCTGACCGCGCTGGGGGTGTGCGCCGTCCTGGCCGCCTCGGTGGGCCTGCTGTGGCTTCCCTCGCTCTTCTCCTGGATTTTCTCCGGGGTGCTTTTCGTCTTCTACGGCGTGGCGTTCTGGCTTCTCTCCAAGATAAAAGTCCCCGGGATAACCAAGTAG
- a CDS encoding FAD-dependent oxidoreductase, whose translation MKPVIVIGAGLAGLGAAHRLGGRAIIFEAADRVGGISQTVTYDGFSYDLGPHVLFFRSAASREFCERLLGGEWTRQPRRARITIGDERISYPIQEGFVRSPVLKRRYLPGLRRAGRTEPASPTFTEIARAQYGEVLAKEFFTDYNAKLWRYPLDGMDPEWARKFLPKFPRRGLWLVSLGFTPRRGPNAGFHYPRTGGIGSLAHRMAETVPGELRLRTVVKRVHTGERWVETGDGERHPYHALVSTLPLPRLAKIAPDLPAEMVEGAGDLPCVGTAFVHLGLKKPRPDDDSHWEYFPDPGLAFHRLHVPENYSPDMVPAGRGSVVAEVSYIHTERPDLDALTSRVIADLVKIGRIGGEDEIIARDARAFRYTYSFQTTAAERVRLALRDELVRRGVHLAGRYARWEYLHMDQSIVGGFEAADACLSG comes from the coding sequence ATGAAGCCCGTCATCGTCATCGGGGCCGGTCTGGCCGGACTGGGCGCCGCCCACCGCCTGGGTGGGCGCGCGATTATTTTTGAAGCCGCCGACCGCGTGGGCGGCATCTCCCAGACCGTCACCTACGACGGCTTCAGCTACGACTTGGGGCCCCACGTCCTCTTCTTCCGCTCGGCCGCCAGCCGGGAATTCTGCGAGCGGCTCCTCGGGGGCGAGTGGACCCGCCAACCGCGCCGCGCACGCATCACCATCGGCGACGAGCGCATCTCGTATCCCATCCAGGAGGGATTCGTCCGGTCGCCCGTCTTGAAGAGGCGCTACCTGCCGGGTCTGCGCCGCGCGGGGAGGACCGAGCCCGCCTCGCCGACCTTCACCGAAATCGCCCGCGCCCAGTACGGCGAGGTCCTGGCGAAGGAATTTTTCACCGACTACAACGCCAAGCTCTGGCGCTACCCGCTGGACGGGATGGATCCGGAGTGGGCCCGGAAATTTTTGCCCAAATTCCCCCGCCGCGGCCTCTGGCTCGTCTCCCTGGGCTTTACCCCCAGGCGCGGGCCCAACGCGGGTTTCCACTACCCGCGCACGGGCGGCATCGGCTCCCTGGCCCACCGCATGGCCGAGACCGTCCCCGGCGAGCTCCGGCTGCGCACCGTCGTAAAGCGCGTCCACACCGGCGAGCGTTGGGTCGAGACCGGCGACGGCGAGCGCCACCCCTACCACGCCCTGGTGTCCACCCTACCCCTGCCGCGGCTGGCGAAAATCGCCCCGGACCTACCCGCGGAGATGGTCGAGGGTGCTGGTGACCTGCCCTGCGTCGGCACCGCCTTCGTCCATCTGGGCCTGAAAAAACCCCGGCCCGACGACGACTCGCACTGGGAGTATTTTCCCGACCCGGGCCTCGCCTTCCACCGCCTGCACGTCCCGGAGAATTATTCGCCGGACATGGTACCCGCGGGGCGCGGCTCCGTAGTGGCCGAGGTGTCGTACATCCACACGGAGCGGCCGGACCTCGACGCCCTCACCTCCCGGGTCATCGCCGACCTCGTAAAAATCGGGCGCATCGGCGGGGAGGATGAAATAATCGCCCGGGACGCCCGGGCCTTCCGCTACACCTACTCCTTCCAGACCACGGCCGCCGAAAGGGTCCGCCTGGCCCTGCGGGACGAGCTGGTCCGTCGGGGGGTGCACCTGGCCGGGCGCTACGCCCGCTGGGAGTACCTCCACATGGACCAGTCCATCGTCGGGGGCTTCGAGGCCGCCGACGCCTGCCTGTCGGGGTGA
- a CDS encoding methylglyoxal synthase: protein MSQTEVPIPERKRIALIAHDNRKPDLVAWARFNRSVLARHTLYGTGTTGRVIAEELGLPVTRFKSGPLGGDQQVGALIAEGGLDFVIFFWDPLEPHPHDVDVKALLRIAVVYNVPIACNRSSADFMISSPLMDREYHRLVIDYGERITEV from the coding sequence ATGTCCCAGACCGAGGTGCCCATACCCGAGCGCAAGCGCATCGCCCTCATCGCCCACGACAACCGCAAGCCCGACCTGGTCGCCTGGGCCCGTTTCAACCGGAGCGTTCTGGCCCGGCACACGCTCTACGGCACAGGGACCACCGGCCGCGTCATCGCGGAGGAGCTCGGACTCCCGGTGACCCGGTTCAAGAGCGGTCCCCTGGGCGGCGACCAACAGGTCGGGGCTCTCATCGCCGAGGGCGGCCTGGACTTCGTCATTTTCTTCTGGGACCCTCTCGAGCCGCACCCCCACGACGTGGACGTCAAGGCGCTGCTTCGCATCGCCGTGGTCTACAACGTGCCCATCGCCTGCAACCGCTCCAGCGCCGACTTCATGATTTCCTCCCCGCTGATGGACCGGGAGTACCACCGGCTGGTGATAGACTACGGGGAGCGGATAACCGAGGTCTGA